In a single window of the Botrytis cinerea B05.10 chromosome 12, complete sequence genome:
- the Bcswi6 gene encoding Bcswi6, whose amino-acid sequence MAATRIKSNPRPLATTSESKQNHLPPNPYSTNNSAHDRGQDSTRSRSEMSISMSQGSQPGGLMMQPGGPFRQYDSTGAMNRRDMAPQIYSAVYSGVDVYEMEVNRIAVMRRRKDSWLNATQILKVAGIEKGKRTKVLEKEILIGDHEKVQGGYGKYQGTWIRFERGVEFCKQYGVEELLRPLLSYDMGQDGGIAGQGGIDTPTKEQAMAAQRKRLYNSGTENRNIGQSGTFFKNISNQASLAVAAISKARFDSPVPRNRNGSARPPTFSRQSSQQMSQETTFPNSQQSMQSFASNEGLTNGDSAYANQSQFQFSHTGREDGDFQEPPRKRRRESLEPLNDSQQSMNGGYNMSLREPSPTEPNDSFFYRQELGLSQEDEAPMPLPPLPENQHNGKKGLTLLSLFHNENSYLGTNEHNDQEAFRTMSGVELDIPIDKSANTAVHWAATLARLPVLQKLIQSGASIYRVNLRGETALMRACCVANNLDQGSFPDLLELLGNTIGFQDNRGRTVLHHIAVTSAVKGRSPASKYYLESLLEFVVRKGRSFNGQSQTNEPNPHAMDIGRFMSEMVNAQDNSGDTALNIAARVGNKSIISQLMEVGADPEIQNNSKLRPSDFIGGLTNPGDRLGLASPDKRGNKATRETSGEIIDSINATLQSTLEDFGKEVEAKQAQIDSIHAKLREASASLGEERRAMEAKQERNRQREERDLKIANLTRAAEEESMKLLQLQQQFNQPTSDLDLEMHLGDADKSLAVPQIPADINNTPTRNSNLQVDHANRQALLQQLPSLHILQARIMAYKANNDNLERSVQELRSKDTGRIAKYKKIISLCTGVDVSKVDSVIEGLARAVESESDVDLNRVREFLTRVEGV is encoded by the exons ATGGCAGCGACGAGAATTAAATCCAATCCTCGGCCCCTTGCGACTACATCagaatcaaaacaaaatcatctgCCGCCAAATCCATATTCTACAAATAACAGCGCCCACGATCGTGGCCAAGATTCGACGCGATCTCGTTCCGAAATGTCAATCAGTATGAGTCAAGGATCACAGCCTGGTGGTTTAATGATGCAACCAGGCGGACCTTTTCGTCAATACGACTCGACCGGTGCCATGAATCGTAGAGATATGGCACCCCAAATCTATTCG GCCGTGTATTCGGGTGTCGATGTCTATGAAATGGAAGTTAATCGTATAGCTGTTATGCGGCGGAGAAAAGATAGCTGGCTTAATGCTACCCAGATATTGAAAGTGGCAGGAATCGAAAAAGGAAAGCGAACAAAGGTCctcgagaaagaaatctTGATTGGAGATCATGAGAAAGTTCAGGGCGGGTACGGCAAATATCAAGGAACTTGGATCAGATTTGAAAGGGGCGTTGAATTTTGCAAACAGTACGGCGTGGAAGAACTTCTGCGACCACTTTTAAGCTATGATATGGGCCAAGACGGAGGTATTGCAGGACAAGGTGGGATTGATACTCCAACGAAGGAACAAGCAATGGCTGCACAAAGAAAAAGACTCTATAATTCAGGAACCGAGAATCGTAATATTGGACAATCCGGAacctttttcaaaaatatttcgaATCAAGCTTCACTCGCAGTCGCAGCAATTAGCAAAGCCCGATTTGATTCGCCTGTTCCTAGGAATCGCAATGGTAGCGCAAGACCTCCTACTTTTAGTAGGCAGTCATCACAGCAAATGAGTCAAGAGACTACATTCCCCAACTCACAACAAAGTATGCAAAGCTTTGCTTCTAATGAAGGTTTAACAAATGGAGATTCGGCTTATGCAAATCAGtcccaatttcaattctcgCATACTGGTAGAGAGGATGGAGATTTCCAAGAGCCGCCACGAAAGAGACGGAGAGAATCTCTTGAACCACTGAATGATAGCCAACAGTCGATGAATGGTGGCTACAATATGTCATTACGAGAGCCATCTCCAACCGAACCTAATGATTCATTTTTCTATCGTCAAGAGCTAGGCTTATCACAAGAGGACGAAGCCCCGATGCCATTACCACCTCTACCAGAAAATCAACACAACGGAAAGAAAGGACTGACTCTATTGTCACTCTTTCATAACGAGAATTCTTACTTGGGAACGAATGAGCATAATGACCAGGAGGCGTTTCGTACTATGTCCGGTGTAGAACTTGATATTCCTATAGACAAATCTGCCAATACTGCCGTTCATTGGGCCGCTACTCTTGCAAGATTACCTGTTTTACAAAAGCTTATTCAATCGGGCGCAAGCATATATCGAGTTAATCTCAGAGGAGAGACTGCATTAATGAGAGCATGTTGTGTAGCTAACAATTTGGATCAAGGAAGTTTCCCAGACCTTCTCGAACTACTCGGCAACACTATTGGCTTCCAGGATAATCGTGGACGAACAGTCCTACATCATATAGCTGTCACATCGGCTGTCAAAGGTCGCAGCCCTGCGAGCAAATATTACCTTGAATCGCTTCTCGAATTTGTCGTTAGGAAAGGTCGTTCATTTAATGGTCAATCACAAACCAATGAGCCAAACCCTCATGCAATGGATATTGGTCGATTTATGTCTGAAATGGTAAATGCACAGGACAACTCAGGTGATACGGCTCTCAATATTGCAGCTAGAGTCGGTAACAAAAGTATTATCTCTCAACTCATGGAAGTTGGAGCAGACCCtgaaattcaaaacaatTCCAAGTTACGTCCATCAGATTTTATTGGGGGCCTGACAAACCCTGGAGATCGTTTAGGTCTTGCAAGTCCTGATAAGAGAGGAAATAAAGCCACACGGGAGACTAGTGGTGAAATTATTGACT CCATAAATGCAACACTCCAATCAACACTTGAAGactttggaaaagaagtagAAGCCAAACAAGCTCAAATCGACTCAATTCATGCCAAACTTCGCGAAGCATCTGCAAGCTTGGGAGAAGAACGACGTGCCATGGAAGCAAAACAAGAGCGCAACAGACAACGTGAAGAACGTGATCTCAAAATCGCAAACCTTACTCGAGccgcagaagaagaaagtatgAAAttacttcaacttcaacaacaattCAATCAACCTACTTCAGATCTAGATCTCGAAATGCATCTTGGTGATGCAGATAAATCTTTGGCGGTTCCACAAATTCCCgcagatatcaataatactCCGAcgagaaattcaaatcttcaagtaGATCATGCGAATAGACAAGCTTTGTTGCAACAATTACCTTCGCTACATATTCTTCAAGCGAGAATCATGGCTTATAAAGCCAATAATGATAATTTGGAAAGAAGTGTTCAGGAATTGAGAAGTAAAGATACTGGCAGGATAGCAAAGTATAAGAAAATCATTAGTTTGTGTACGGGTGTGGACGTTTCGAAGGTGGATAGTGTTATTGAGGGGTTAGCGAGAGCGGtggagagtgagagtgatgTTGATCTAAACAGGGTTCGAGAGTTTTTGACAAGGGTTGAGGGGGTTTAA